One genomic window of Solanum dulcamara chromosome 10, daSolDulc1.2, whole genome shotgun sequence includes the following:
- the LOC129871331 gene encoding uncharacterized protein LOC129871331, with protein MARGRKMMEVLKMVVNPKGVESIYLETQVGSEETQGKESMEQWPPFALKEVTPRTNEIMQLTLCSVSKSQDGTSKNQTMEIIEKSSRGTTQRKLEMNKEPEKKWAIFFNSNRFSAKGMSLSNVNLEMKNGKKVIELKKDEVDKATKEWKQALILYVVRESPTIAAIERRGKKLRS; from the coding sequence ATGGCGAGGGGAAGGAAGATGATGGAAGTACTGAAGATGGTGGTGAATCCTAAAGGTGTGGAGAGCATATATCTGGAAACACAAGTAGGAAGTGAAGAGACACAGGGTAAGGAATCAATGGAACAGTGGCCTCCCTTTGCTTTGAAGGAGGTCACCCCTAGAACTAATGAGATAATGCAGCTAACACTCTGCTCAGTGAGTAAATCTCAAGATGGAACGAGCAAAAATCAAACTATGGAGATCATAGAAAAAAGTTCACGAGGAACAACACAGAGAAAATTAGAGATGAATAAGGAACCAGAGAAAAAATGggcaattttttttaactcGAACCGATTTTCAGCTAAAGGAATGAGTCTAAGCAATGTTAATTTAGAAATGAAAAATGGGAAAAAGGTCATAGAGCTAAAGAAGGATGAAGTAGACAAGGCTACAAAGGAATGGAAACAAGCCCTCATCCTTTATGTGGTAAGGGAATCTCCTACAATTGCTGCAATTGAAAG